AGCTTCCCGGTTTCGATGATGAGGTCTCTGCCTCCAATCTCACGTTTAAAAGATTGAGATTCTAACAATAAATTCTCCTTTTTCCGGCTTTACTTACGTAGCCCGAGCTCTTTGATTAGCTTATGATATCGGTCCAGGCTTTCTCGGCTGAGATAAGTCAGCAGTCTCCTTCTTTTTCCGACCATCTTAATCAGGCCGTACTGCGTGTGGAAATCATGCCGATTAGCCGCCATGTGCGTGGTTAATTCATTGATTCTCCCGGTAAGCAGAGCTACCTGAACCTCAGTTGATCCACT
The nucleotide sequence above comes from Dehalococcoidales bacterium. Encoded proteins:
- the rpsO gene encoding 30S ribosomal protein S15, with protein sequence MNKTKKTAIVGKFARSEGDSGSTEVQVALLTGRINELTTHMAANRHDFHTQYGLIKMVGKRRRLLTYLSRESLDRYHKLIKELGLRK